The Candidatus Edwardsbacteria bacterium genome segment ACAGGAATCAAAAGATGAGGAGTTTCCTGCAGTAAGTCTGCCTGTTTAAGGAGTGACCCAAAACTTATTGTAAATGAAAATATATTAGATAATGGCGTTTGTAACATTACTGATTATGGTATTACTTCCAAACAAAGTTTTAGCAAATATATGCTAATTGCTTGTCAGGGGTAAGCAAATTGTTGGGTTCAGACAAGGAAGGGGATATTGATAAATAGCGGTTAAGTTGATATTTATACAGTTAGCTTAGTGCGCAATCTATTATTAACCGAAAAGGGAAGCATCCTATGGATCTGCTTATCTCGATGATCTGGCTGGGCCTGCTGGCCGGGGTGGCCGGCATTCTAAGCTTTCCCGCCAGCCGGGAAACCTTCGTGATCATCACCAAGGCCCACCCCCTCGTTATGGGAATGGCCAAATTCGCCCTGCTGGGGACCATGGGGGAACTGCTGGGGACCAAGGTGATCACCGGGCGCTGGCGGCTTAAGGGGATCCGTCTTCATCAGCGGATCGCTGTCTGGGCCTTTCTGGGTCTGGTCTTCACCGTCATTCTGCCGCTTTTTTCCTACGGCATAGACGGGCTGTTGGGGAACGGTCTGCTGCCCGGCAGGAACATCAGGCTGCTGGAGGCCTTCTGGAAATCCTTTTTCATGCAGCTGATCTTCGCCTTCCCCTTCATGGTCTTCCACCGGATAACCGATACCCTGATAGAGAAAAATAAGCTATTTGCCAGGTGGCCGCTGATCGAGACAGTTGTGAACATCGACTGGAAAAATATGTTTACCGTGGTGGGCTGGTCCATCATCTGGTTCTGGCTGCCGGTGCAGACCATCAATTACCTTCTGCCTCCGGAATTCCGAGTGGTGGTGGCCGCCCTGCTGGCGGTGGCGCTGGGCTTTATTCTGGGCCTGGCAAAAAGACTCTCGGTCAAGAATACGATAGGAAATGCCGTTGGGTCTTGAAAGCAGAGGCAATCAAACGGTTGTAGAAAACAGCCCATCGCAAATAAAGAGGTTTTTAATGAAAGATAGTTACAAGCTGATAATCGGGGGCCGGGAGGCTGAATCGTCAAAGACCCAAAAGGTATTTGATAAATACACCAATGAAGCGATAGCGGAAATATTCGTTGCCGGGCCAACCGAAACCGACCGGGCCTTGTCCTGCGCCGCCGATGCCCGAAGGGTCATGGCCGACCTGCCGGTTCATCGCCGGGCGGAGATCATCAGAAAGGTCGCCGGCATACTGGAGGAAAAAAAAGAGGAGCTGGCAATCATGATCTCCCGGGAGGCCGGCAAGCCTCTAAGATACTCCCGGGCCGAGGTGGAGCGGTGCATCGAGAATATCGAATACATATCCGAGGAGGCCAAGAGGATACACGGTGAAACCATGCCCATCGACGCCGGAAAGTCGGGCGAAGGGCGGGTGGGTCATTACGAGAGGCACCCCATCGGCGTGGTGGCGGCCGTCACCCCCTTCAATTTTCCCCTGAACCTGGCGGCCCACAAGGTGGCTCCGGCCATCGCCGCCGGCTGCCCGGTGATCCTCAAACCGGCCACAGCCACGCCGCTGTCGGGCATAGAGCTTATCAAGGCTTTTCTCGAGGCCGGCCTGCCCCAGGAGGCCATCAGCGTTCTGCCTGGGCCGGGAAGCGAAGTCGGCGAGATGCTGATCAGGGACGACCGGGTATCCAAGATAAGCTTCACCGGAAGCCGGGAGGTGGGTGAACATATCATCAGGAACGCCGGGTTGAAGCGGGTCACTCTCGAGCTGGGATCCAACAGCGCGGTAGTGATAGATGAGGATGTCGAGGACATGGACTACGCCGTAAAACGTTGTGTTTTGGGGGCGTTCTACAATCAGGGCCAGGTCTGCATCTCTGTGCAGAGGATATATGTGCATCAAAGCCGGTATGCGGAATTCATGGATAAATTCGCCGCGGGAACCCAAAGGCTTAAAATAGGCAATCCCCTGGATCAGGATACCGATATCGGCCCAATGATAGCGGCATCGGAGGCCGACCGGGTTCAGGACTGGGTGAAGGAGGCCGTGACCCAGGGGGCCCAGGTCGTCTGCGGAGGGAACAGGGAGGAAAATATATATCATCCCACCATCCTCATCAATACCAAACCGGAGATGAAAGTGGTCAAGGAGGAAATATTCGGCCCGGTGGCGGTGGTGGAAAAAGTCTCCAGTTTTGAAGAGGGCATTACCAAATGCGATCAGAGCCAGTACGGCCTACAGGCCGGCATATTTACCTCCAATATCAGCCGGGCATTGACGGCCATTAAAAGGATCAATGTGGGAGGCATACTTATCAACGATTTCCCATCCTACCGGATCGACCACATGCCCTATGGGGGCAATAAAAACAGCGGAATGGGCAGGGAGGGGGCAAAATTTGCCATCGAGGAGATGACCACCCTGAGAATGGTTATCTTCAACATGAATAAATAAGAGCCGCAAATTTCTGCGGCCGACATAATTTAACCCTGTAAAAATAGAGTGAGAAGAAAGCGATAATGTTACTGAAGCCACCATTATTAAAAACCAAACTGGTATTGAGCTTTTCCAGCATCATAGTGGTGGGGGTCTCCCTGTCGGCCTTGGTGGGCATCATACTTATCGGCAATACCGTTATCGGACAGGCTCAGGATAAAGTAAGGCTGGACCTTAATACTGCCCGGGAGATCTACCAGCAGGAAGGGAAAATGGTAAATAACACCATGTACCTGTTGGCCCAAAGATACGATCTATTAGACGCGGTAAAGCAAGAAAACAGAAGATATCTTTTAAGGGAGCTTCGGAAAATTAAGGAAAAGGAACAATTGGATATACTATCCGTTACTGATTTAAAAAGCCGGGTAATAATGCGGGGACGAAATCCAGTTGCTTTTGGCGACAAACCTTATAATGAACTGATCGACTGGGTTCTTCGTAACAAGCTGCCAGCAACCTCTACGGAAAGCATTCCGGCCGATGAACTGGTTAAAGAGGGCGGGGATTTAGCCCAGAGCGCCAGGGTCAATATGATCCCCACCCCTAAGGCGCGGACGATAAAAGACACTGTAGAAACATCCGGTTTAATGATCATGGCTGCCTCCCCCCTGTTTGATAAAAACGGGCAGTTTATTGGAATTCTATATGGCGGAAAATTGATAAACAACAGTTATGAAATTGTTGATAAGGTTAAGGATATCGTTTACAAAGGAGAAAAATATAAAGGGAAGGATATTGGGACAACCACTATTTTTCTGAACGATCTCAGGATATCAACCAATGTTCACGGAGTAACCGGAACCAGGGCGGTGGGAACCAGAGTTTCTCAAGAAGTATATGATCAGGTGATGACCAGGGGGCTCTCTTGGATAGGCAGGGCTTTCGTGGTCAACGACTGGTACCGGACGGCCTATGAACCGATTCAAAACATCAACGGAAAAATTGTGGGCATTCTTTATGTAGGTATGCTTGAAGCGCCATATATAGATTTGAGAAATAGAACCCTGGGCCTTTTCCTGGCCATTGCCGGCCTGACGGTGATCCTACTGTGGTTCTCGGCCAACTACCTGGCCGGCCGGATCGTCGGGCCGATCAAGGACCTGGTCTTGGCCAACAGCCAGGTGGCAGGGGGCGATCTTTCGGTCAGGGTTCAAATATCATCCCAGGATGAAATAGGCCAGTTGTCGGAATCCTTCAACAAAATGACCGCCGAGCTGCAGCGGACCACCGGGGAATACCGAGCGTTGACCCTGACCCTGGAACAAAAGGTGCGTGAAAAAACAGAAGAACTGCAGGCCGCCCAGGCCCAGCTGATCCAGACCGAAAAGCTGTCTTCTTTGGGCAAAATGGCAGCCGGGGTGGCTCACGAGATAAACAATCCCCTGACCTCGATCCTGATAAACAGCCATTTGATGTTGGAAAAGATAAAGGGGCGCTCCAAGACCAAGGAAAGTCTCCAGCTGATAATCGACGAGACATCCCGCTGCAGCTCCATCGTCAAAAGGCTGCTGGAATTCTCCCGGCAGAGTCCGCCGGAAAAAAAGCCGGAGGATATCAACAGCCTGATCGTGATGTTGCTAAAGCTTTTCAAGAACCAGCTGCTGTTCAACCGGATCGATCTGAAGACAAGCCTGGATAAGCGGCTGCCCCAGGTGGTGGTTGACGCCAATAAAATAAAACAGGTCTTTACCAATATCTTAGTCAATGCCATCGACGCCATGCCCCAGGGCGGAACCTTCAAGGTGGGCACCGGGGTCTCCAGTGATCTGCGCTTTGCCGAAATATTTTTCCAGGACAACGGAATCGGGATCCCCAAGGATGTCGTCAACAAGGTGTTCGATCCGTTCTTCACTACCAAGGGCATTAAGGGCACCGGTCTGGGGCTGGCCATCAGCTATGGCATCATCCAGCAGCACAACGGAGCCATTGATATCATCAACCAAAAAACCAAGGGAGTCAGGGTGCTGGTAAGGCTGCCGATAAGTGATAATCAGTAAATAGGGGATTGAACGATGGCTGGAAAATTAAAAATACTAGTGGTGGACGACGAGCTGCCGGTCTGTAAAAGCATCGCCAGCGTACTGGAAAACAGAAACAGCTTGGTGGAGACCGCTTTGAGCGGCGAGGAAGCCCTGAAAAAGGACCTGAAGCAACGCTATGATCTGATAATAACCGATCTGATGATGCCCGGAATCAGCGGCCTGGAGGTGTTGGCGACAATAAAAAAGAGGCGAGCCCGGGCCGCTGTCATAATGATCACCGGATTCCCGTCGATAAAAACAGCCGTGGAGTCAATAAAATCAGGGGCTTTCGACTATCTTCCCAAGCCCTTCACCCCCCAGGACCTGCGCAATATAGTCCAGAGGGTAAGGGCGAGCCGAAAAACAGACCGAACCGCCGAAACCGCCCCGAAGATGAAAACGCATCAGCCGCAGTTGTACTGCATTCCGGATAATTCTTGGGTCCAGGTCGGCCGGGACGGTCTGGTAACGGTGGGCATTCATCATAAGTTTTTGAAAGGCCTGGGGCCGGCCTCCGCCATCGAGCTTCCTGAGGTGGGTGATAAAATAATCCAGGGGGAAGCCTATGCTGCTATCCGCGACACTAAAAAGCATTCTCACCGCCTGTGGATGCCGGTATCGGGACAGATCGCCTCGGTAAACAAGGAGATAAAAAACGACATGTCCTTATTGGAACGTGAGCCTTACGGACGGGGATGGCTGGTAAAAGTGAGCCCGACCCAGCTGGAAGACGATCTGAACAGCCTGTTGGTCCTGAATTCGTGAAGCAGTCTAAAATGCCGACACCCCGCATAAAAAATATTGTGAGCGCTTTCAACCAGCGCCTGGCCGAATACATACCGAGCCGGATGTCGTTCCTGGACGAGCAGGGACGATGGCAGAAAGACCCCGGGGAGGTATGGGAAAAGGCCTCCGCCGAACTGTGGTACCGGCTATGGGAGCAGGCCACCGCCTCCGGGCGGCCGGCAGATTTTGAAAACCTGGTAACAATCCTGGCTTCAAGAGAGGCCGATTGGAGAAGCATAAAAAAAACATTCGGTCAGGGCCCAGCAGCCTCCAGCCCTGAGGCAGTCCTGATAACCTTCCTGAACGCCTTATGCCGGTTGATAGAATTCTCCTGTTATAAAAATAATGCCAGCCGGCCGGTGGCCGAATGGGACCAGCAGGGCAGAAGGTTGTCAGAAGAATACGCCTTAAAAACACAGGAGGCTTACAATCGATGGGGGGTGGCAGGCCAGGAAGATTCTCGGGCCAATGCCCTTGATCGGCTGGCCGATGAGCTGCTGCAGGGTTCCGAGATGTTCGTTAAAATATCCCGGCTGATTGCCGAGGAGGACCGGTTGAACCGGAAGATCAAAGGACTGCTGACCGGGCCATCCGATCCAAAGCTCAGGAGCGAGGCGTACGAACTGATCCTGGAACAGCTCGACGGTTCCGTGGCTTGGCCGGTTGACCGGCTGCAGCACATGGTAAGGCCCTGCTTGGGGCTGCTGGGCAATCCCGACATTCCAATATCCAGCGGCATTCAGTACGAGGCTACCTGCATCTTGGGAAAGGTTCGGGACAGGCGGTGCGCTGAAGCCATAGTAGATCAATTGAAACTGGTGGACGGAAAGCATGATAACCTCAGCTCCGGCTTGCTTTACGTTTTAGGTCGGCTTGAGGAGCCCAAGGCCGCGGGGTCTTTTATCGAAAAATTAAAGGCTGGATCGCCCGGGCTGGAAATACGAGAGGCAATATGGGCATTGGGGAAACTTGAAGAAACACCGGCTCCGGCAATACCTTTTCTTGTTGCGCAAGCTGATAACAGGGACAGGGATGTAAAGGCAGTTTTGGCCTGGGCCTTGGGGAGAATAGGCCGAGCCCGGTTAAGGGAAGCCGGGGCTGTCGAACCAGAGGTTGTTGCGGCGTTGTTGAAACTGCTTAAGGACGATCATCTGCGGGTATCGGAAGAGGCTTTATTGGGTTTGAAAAACCTTGGATTACCGGAGCTGTTTAACCGTCTGCATATGCACAACACCGCCGGAAAAGATCTATTGTCGCTTCAACCAAGCCGTCAGGGATTGTATGAACTTTCGGAGACTTTGTGGTACTTGATGGAAAAACAATCACCGATTGTAATGGCTGTCACTGGAGATTCAGGGACCGGCAAGACCTATTTCTGCCAGTGTCTGACCAACGGATTTGGCCGATGGGCACCAAAGGACATTCTGTATTTAGCCCGGGATAACGCGGACCACAATGATATCTTCAACCGGATGCTGGGTTTGAAATTTCTAAAGAAACGCGTCCTGCCGCAATTCTATCAGAACTATCCCCTGTCGGAGGAGGACGACCGCCCGGAGGAATATTTTGAGCAATTTATGAAGGAGAATCGGGATAAAAAATTGATTATCCTGGACGGCTGGAGGGACGATGCCTATTTTCACCATTTGGTCAACTTGTTTAATGAGTATGAACATTTAGACGTACTTTTAAAATTTCGGGCCGCATACTCCACCCGTCGGATAAACCTTGAGGAGCGGGAAGGGTTGTTGGATAACGTAACCACCTGCCTGTCATATGTGGAAGAACAGAATCTCCGGGAGACCAGGTTGCATCGCGACGGCAGAGTGCTGATATATCAACTGGAAAACTCCCTTCCCGCCCGGCCGGACCGGGAAGAAATTCAGGGGCTGTTTCAGCAAAGGAAGATCGAAAGCTGGGGACGTTTCATCCGGGTTGGCAGGTTTGGCCAGGCAACCGGAAAGATGCAGAGCATTCATAAAAATAGTGGCTGTCAAAAAGAAAAGATAGAAATCATAAAGGAAAGTTCAGCCGTTGGAGAAAAGCTGGCAATAGACCCCTGTGAAAAACCATATATCCGGAGAACGAGCGTTAATTCAAAATCCACCCGGTATTTACTGGAAACCATAGAAACAGAGGGTATTTCACTAAATTGCATTGCTCTGATGGGCCCCGGTCAGGTGGCTTTCGGGGGAAAGGACGGTCAAGTGGGGGTCTTCTCCGGACCCAGCAATCATCTGAAATATCACACCGTCCCCGGCGGAGATATCAGGCAAATTGCTATACTGGGAGACGAAATATGGTCCCTTGACGGTGCTGGCCGATTGGCCGTCACTTCCTTAAAGCAAGGATATTATAGCAACTGGGGAAAGAACCAACCACTGGTAACGGCCATTGCCTCAAACCGCGATCAGCTGATTGCCACCGGGCATTCGGACGGGAGCATTCGCCTGTGGAACCAAGGAGAGGGACTGGTCGGCTCGGCAAAGCTATCCCGGAAAAACATTGCGGCAATTGCAATGGGGCCCGGGAACAGGGTGTTTTCCCTTGATGGTGGTGGTAAATTGACCGTCTGGGAAACGGGAAAAGGTTTAGCCTTATCATATAACACCGGCCTGGCCGGCGGGGCAAACCTTTGCCGATATCCGGGAGGAATGATAGCCATCGGCCGGACCGGCAAAGGCTCCAAGGGTATCACTGAGATTGGGATTATCGATTGCCTGACGGGCCAGATGGAAACCCTGGCTTCCGATATAGAGGGCGAGGTAGCCAGTATCAGCGCGTATTTCGATGGCCGCCTGTTGGTGGGCTTAAAAGGGCGGCCCGGCAATAAAAATGCCGGCACCTTAATGATAATAAAGCCCGGTAAAAACGCCCCGGGTTATTGGCTGTTGCCGGGGCATAAAATCGAAAGCCGGAGCTGCCTGAGCATGGGGCCTCAAATTCTCACCTGCGGCAGCGACACTGGTTCAGATGATTCGTTAAAAATCTGGGGATCGGCCGATTACGTTAAACAGGAAAGAAAACGATCAAGTTTATTGGACAGCAGCATGATAAAACACAGCCATTTCCAAAATATTTTATGACCTGCTTTTAGGACCAGATGCTGCCCCCATTCGTGATGCTCCATAATTTATAGGTCAAGAGGAAAAATGAGTGAATATTCAAAAATAATTATAACAACTTTGGCGTTTGTATTATTTGCCGGCTGCCGTCAAAAGGCCGAAAAAACTTACCGGCCGGATAAAACAGAGCAAGTCCAACCGGAGCGGCATGGGAGAATCAAGCTTACCGTGGGGCAGAGTGTCTTATGGGTGGAAGTGGTAGATAACCCAAGATCCCGGGAGCAGGGACTGATGTTTCGGAAAAGTATGCCGGAGGACGAGGGGATGCTTTTCATCTTCGAGTATCCCCAGATGCAGTCCTTCTGGATGAAGAACACCTTCCTGCCCCTGGATATAGCCTTTATATCCGACCAGGGCGTAATTATCAACATCCTGACCATGAAGCCCCTGGACGAGGGGCCGCGCTATCATTCGCTGGCTCCGGCTCTTTATGTGATCGAGGCCAACGCCGGTTGGTTTGGGCAGAACGGGGTCAAAGCCGGGGATAAGGTGATTTTTTAATTGCCTATAACTGCGACAACGCTGGCTGGCATCTTTGAACAGGATGGGCGTACAAAAGTCGAAATAAACGAAACGGGGCGATATTATCGCCCCGTTTCGTTTTAAATAGGATATATCATTTATCGGATTTTATCACCTTCTTCTCAATATACCCTTTCAGTAAATTCAAGTCGTCGGAATATATCTCCATAAACCGCACCCCGATGGTGTATTGTCCGTTTTTCAATGCGCTGCAACGCACCACCCGTCCGATAGCCGCCAAATCATATTTGCTTTTGCCCCTGGCAAAATCAAGTTTTAACTGCAGGGTATCGTCTTTGCTTAGTTTTTTGCCGGAATGAAAAAGTATCCCCCCGGAGCTCAAGTTTTTCACCTTGGCCGGTTTTAAGCCGCTGGTGTCAATGATCTCCTTAAGGGCTTTATATTTTACCCTTATTTCCACCGGCAGCCGTATGAACTTTCTTCTTTCTTTTGACTTGGCTGATTTTTTCATCAACGTATCCCTTCAATGGATAACAATTTTTTCTTGACGTTTATTCCCCAGGCAAAGCCGCCCAGCGAGCCGTCGGAGGCTATTACCCGGTGGCAGGGGATTACTATCGGCAGCGGATTGGCCCCCACTGCCTGGCCAACGGCGCGGTAAGCTTTGGGCCGGCCGATCTCCCTGGCCAGCATGCCGTAGGTCATCATCTGCCCGGGCAACAGGCCGGACAGCTTTTCCCAGACCTTTCTCTGGAAGGCTGTGCCGCGGCTAAGGTCTGCCTTGAAGCTGAAGACCACCGGCAGCCCCCGGAAATACTTGTCCAGCTGTTTTTTGATAGGTATAAAAGGTTTTTCGCTGCGCACCAGATCGTAATGCCTGATCGGAAGAGCCATTAG includes the following:
- a CDS encoding aldehyde dehydrogenase family protein gives rise to the protein MKDSYKLIIGGREAESSKTQKVFDKYTNEAIAEIFVAGPTETDRALSCAADARRVMADLPVHRRAEIIRKVAGILEEKKEELAIMISREAGKPLRYSRAEVERCIENIEYISEEAKRIHGETMPIDAGKSGEGRVGHYERHPIGVVAAVTPFNFPLNLAAHKVAPAIAAGCPVILKPATATPLSGIELIKAFLEAGLPQEAISVLPGPGSEVGEMLIRDDRVSKISFTGSREVGEHIIRNAGLKRVTLELGSNSAVVIDEDVEDMDYAVKRCVLGAFYNQGQVCISVQRIYVHQSRYAEFMDKFAAGTQRLKIGNPLDQDTDIGPMIAASEADRVQDWVKEAVTQGAQVVCGGNREENIYHPTILINTKPEMKVVKEEIFGPVAVVEKVSSFEEGITKCDQSQYGLQAGIFTSNISRALTAIKRINVGGILINDFPSYRIDHMPYGGNKNSGMGREGAKFAIEEMTTLRMVIFNMNK
- a CDS encoding response regulator — encoded protein: MAGKLKILVVDDELPVCKSIASVLENRNSLVETALSGEEALKKDLKQRYDLIITDLMMPGISGLEVLATIKKRRARAAVIMITGFPSIKTAVESIKSGAFDYLPKPFTPQDLRNIVQRVRASRKTDRTAETAPKMKTHQPQLYCIPDNSWVQVGRDGLVTVGIHHKFLKGLGPASAIELPEVGDKIIQGEAYAAIRDTKKHSHRLWMPVSGQIASVNKEIKNDMSLLEREPYGRGWLVKVSPTQLEDDLNSLLVLNS
- a CDS encoding PilZ domain-containing protein translates to MKKSAKSKERRKFIRLPVEIRVKYKALKEIIDTSGLKPAKVKNLSSGGILFHSGKKLSKDDTLQLKLDFARGKSKYDLAAIGRVVRCSALKNGQYTIGVRFMEIYSDDLNLLKGYIEKKVIKSDK
- a CDS encoding methylated-DNA--[protein]-cysteine S-methyltransferase gives rise to the protein MVRYTKIYFTRYSSPIGQLYLAATDKGLLSIAPGKGSELAFLMALPIRHYDLVRSEKPFIPIKKQLDKYFRGLPVVFSFKADLSRGTAFQRKVWEKLSGLLPGQMMTYGMLAREIGRPKAYRAVGQAVGANPLPIVIPCHRVIASDGSLGGFAWGINVKKKLLSIEGIR
- a CDS encoding cache domain-containing protein, translating into MLLKPPLLKTKLVLSFSSIIVVGVSLSALVGIILIGNTVIGQAQDKVRLDLNTAREIYQQEGKMVNNTMYLLAQRYDLLDAVKQENRRYLLRELRKIKEKEQLDILSVTDLKSRVIMRGRNPVAFGDKPYNELIDWVLRNKLPATSTESIPADELVKEGGDLAQSARVNMIPTPKARTIKDTVETSGLMIMAASPLFDKNGQFIGILYGGKLINNSYEIVDKVKDIVYKGEKYKGKDIGTTTIFLNDLRISTNVHGVTGTRAVGTRVSQEVYDQVMTRGLSWIGRAFVVNDWYRTAYEPIQNINGKIVGILYVGMLEAPYIDLRNRTLGLFLAIAGLTVILLWFSANYLAGRIVGPIKDLVLANSQVAGGDLSVRVQISSQDEIGQLSESFNKMTAELQRTTGEYRALTLTLEQKVREKTEELQAAQAQLIQTEKLSSLGKMAAGVAHEINNPLTSILINSHLMLEKIKGRSKTKESLQLIIDETSRCSSIVKRLLEFSRQSPPEKKPEDINSLIVMLLKLFKNQLLFNRIDLKTSLDKRLPQVVVDANKIKQVFTNILVNAIDAMPQGGTFKVGTGVSSDLRFAEIFFQDNGIGIPKDVVNKVFDPFFTTKGIKGTGLGLAISYGIIQQHNGAIDIINQKTKGVRVLVRLPISDNQ
- a CDS encoding DUF192 domain-containing protein; the protein is MSEYSKIIITTLAFVLFAGCRQKAEKTYRPDKTEQVQPERHGRIKLTVGQSVLWVEVVDNPRSREQGLMFRKSMPEDEGMLFIFEYPQMQSFWMKNTFLPLDIAFISDQGVIINILTMKPLDEGPRYHSLAPALYVIEANAGWFGQNGVKAGDKVIF